In Stenotrophomonas sp. ASS1, the following proteins share a genomic window:
- a CDS encoding RHS repeat-associated core domain-containing protein, translating to MLERLKTLSRAVLAIVAVGFVAPAVAQAQESKITWRISQPGGDATQYKTQQAAVAAIKNLPAPSPFPPEFQFGWQYVDKIKSKVVDLNGNTSITYWMGKSQPADPEWTYHGAGNGGFQSEEDVLEALIADLQDINPHCPGETAVPEGGWVPTAPEMDGISEFREYRVTGMLGSNTAESPCVPFDAGTTGLARMRRLNCPIPFTQWSNKHNACVSEEFVATITSKSQKCDKDSSGTNCPSTEEGEAANKAPCDGTVGNPCDVKTGEKYEIAQDFDLGWIALTRFYHSGISTSSGGFGYGWTHSLGAHLALDGVDSVGIIESTGFQRAFKKIGPAYEADDDSGDRLVQNGNWTLYSADSISIFGADGRLTTKRFPDGTSLTYIYDDSDRLAAVIHSSGRTLEFVYQSNDYEALISSVLVEGIPLATYTYTPQNQVATVTYAGGGVRTYHYENQAFPQHLTGITAEDGRRYSTFTYDSDGRVISSQHAGGADGVTLAYSPNGGAVVTDALGRQTDYTLTPGGDSAPSRKVTGLTDSQGTVSRTYYDQSVDFRRRLDTYTDRRGIQTKHAYAQGTDPVSGRAISIHTVTEAVGLPEQRVVTTARDVETNAVLTTRIGSRETRTAFNSRRQPTANTVTDTASGQTRITSYTYCEAADVAAAGSCPVEGLLKSVDGPRTDVADAVTYAYYSADDAGCATGGACSYRKGDLRSVTNALGQTVDTLAYDAFGRPLSVKDANGVVTDYTYHARGWPTSITVRGATTAEDRVTQLSYWPTGQVQKITEPDGSSVSYVYDAALRLTDIEDNAGNTIHYTLDNAGNRLKEDTLDTGGTLRRTLARTFNTLGQLTALKDAGNHATGFAYDANGNPQTVTDALQRVTSQQYDPLNRLAQTLQDVGGVAAEIRSQYNALDQVTQITDPKGLHTTYAYNGFGDLTGQVSPDSGASSFTVDAVGNRKTATDARGVTATYHYDALNRLIGIAYPDPNLDVGYSYDVAPAACTAEERFAKGRLGQVLHANGSTQYCHDRFGQVTRKVQTLNGVASTLRYAYSKSGRLTALTYPDGSVADYVRDTLGRISQIGLTRPGQARQIVVNNVTYAAFGPVTGWTYGNGRQLQRPLDLDYRPQAVHDPAAGGLSLGYGYDPVGSITELKNGTGSTVLAKYAYDALGRLTQTQDGATGTPIETYAYDATGNRTVLTTSAGTASYTYPATSHRLTAVDGEARNHDAVGNTTSIGGKTFIYNDANRMNAVKQGNAVLESYAYNHRGERVLRTPAGGAAQITLYNEAGQWLGSYSATGQAQQQAIWLDNYPVALISVPSAGVPELAYIQPDHLGTPRVVIDPARDVAIWEWSNKSEVFGNQIPSTDPDGDGVAFELALRFPGQQATDASGLFYNYRREYDPAVGRYTQSDPIGLMGGLNSFAYGSGDPTGRVDPLGLADKKYIPQAVPVSPELQAVGNRLQRLANQAASTIDATCGWRCSLPWIRGTLIHSEFKRLVDTTCPTSQYATEVSYAGRRVVRYGYPGSSRADAVYGPVDAPQAIFDLKTGWAYISWDQYNKYVKNLPEGTLVVELKPEGR from the coding sequence ATGTTGGAACGACTGAAGACCCTCTCGCGTGCCGTGCTGGCGATTGTTGCCGTCGGCTTCGTCGCTCCTGCTGTGGCACAGGCGCAGGAAAGCAAGATCACCTGGCGTATTTCGCAGCCCGGCGGCGATGCGACCCAATACAAGACCCAGCAGGCGGCGGTGGCCGCCATCAAGAATCTGCCGGCGCCCAGCCCGTTCCCGCCGGAGTTCCAGTTCGGCTGGCAGTACGTCGACAAGATCAAGTCCAAAGTCGTGGACTTGAACGGAAATACGTCGATCACCTACTGGATGGGTAAATCTCAGCCAGCAGATCCTGAGTGGACTTACCATGGCGCAGGAAATGGTGGCTTCCAGTCCGAAGAGGATGTGCTGGAAGCGCTCATTGCAGACTTGCAAGACATCAATCCCCACTGTCCTGGGGAAACCGCTGTGCCGGAAGGAGGCTGGGTCCCAACTGCTCCAGAGATGGATGGGATTTCGGAGTTCAGGGAGTACCGCGTCACCGGAATGCTGGGCAGCAACACGGCGGAGTCTCCGTGCGTACCCTTCGACGCAGGAACGACAGGGCTCGCTCGCATGCGACGCTTGAACTGCCCCATTCCGTTCACGCAATGGTCCAACAAGCACAACGCCTGCGTCAGCGAGGAATTCGTTGCGACCATCACCTCCAAATCGCAGAAATGCGACAAGGACAGTTCTGGGACGAATTGTCCTTCGACAGAAGAGGGCGAGGCGGCGAACAAGGCACCTTGCGACGGCACCGTAGGCAATCCGTGTGATGTCAAAACCGGCGAGAAGTACGAAATCGCGCAGGACTTCGATCTTGGCTGGATCGCACTGACGCGTTTCTATCACTCCGGCATTTCCACGTCCTCCGGTGGCTTCGGTTATGGCTGGACCCATTCGCTGGGCGCCCACCTGGCACTGGATGGCGTTGACAGTGTGGGCATCATTGAAAGCACCGGTTTCCAGCGTGCATTCAAGAAGATCGGCCCAGCCTATGAGGCGGACGACGACAGTGGCGATCGTCTCGTGCAGAACGGCAACTGGACACTGTATTCGGCGGATTCCATCTCGATCTTCGGCGCGGACGGGCGCCTGACCACCAAGCGCTTCCCGGATGGCACGTCGCTGACCTATATCTACGATGACAGCGATCGCCTTGCGGCCGTCATCCACAGCAGTGGCCGCACGCTGGAGTTCGTCTACCAGTCCAACGACTATGAGGCGTTGATCAGTTCGGTACTGGTCGAGGGCATTCCGCTCGCCACTTATACCTACACGCCGCAGAACCAGGTCGCCACGGTGACCTATGCGGGTGGCGGTGTGCGCACGTATCACTACGAGAACCAGGCTTTCCCCCAGCACCTGACCGGCATCACCGCCGAGGACGGCCGGCGCTACAGCACCTTTACCTATGATTCCGACGGTCGTGTCATTTCCAGTCAGCACGCCGGCGGTGCCGATGGCGTGACACTGGCCTACAGCCCCAATGGCGGTGCGGTGGTGACCGACGCGCTGGGGCGGCAGACCGACTACACCCTTACACCCGGAGGCGATAGCGCTCCGTCGCGCAAGGTGACCGGCCTGACGGATTCGCAGGGAACGGTCAGCCGAACCTACTACGACCAGAGTGTCGACTTTCGTCGGCGCCTGGATACCTACACCGATCGCCGCGGCATCCAGACCAAGCACGCCTATGCGCAGGGCACCGATCCGGTAAGCGGTCGTGCCATCAGCATCCATACCGTGACCGAAGCGGTCGGCTTGCCCGAGCAGCGGGTGGTGACCACCGCGCGCGACGTCGAAACCAATGCGGTACTGACCACCCGGATCGGTAGCCGCGAAACCCGCACGGCCTTCAATTCCCGACGCCAGCCGACGGCCAACACGGTGACCGACACCGCTTCCGGTCAGACGCGCATCACCAGCTACACGTACTGCGAAGCCGCTGATGTGGCAGCGGCAGGCAGCTGCCCGGTGGAGGGGCTGCTGAAGAGTGTGGATGGCCCGCGCACGGATGTGGCCGATGCCGTTACCTATGCCTATTACTCGGCGGATGATGCAGGGTGCGCGACCGGAGGTGCCTGCAGCTATCGCAAGGGCGACCTGCGCAGCGTGACCAATGCGCTGGGCCAGACGGTCGATACCTTGGCCTACGACGCGTTCGGGCGGCCGTTGTCGGTCAAGGACGCCAACGGCGTGGTCACCGATTACACGTACCATGCTCGCGGCTGGCCGACCTCGATCACCGTACGCGGCGCGACCACTGCCGAGGATCGGGTCACCCAGCTGAGCTATTGGCCGACGGGCCAGGTGCAGAAGATCACCGAGCCGGATGGCAGCAGCGTTTCCTACGTCTACGATGCTGCGCTGCGCTTGACCGACATCGAGGACAACGCAGGCAACACGATTCACTACACACTGGACAATGCCGGCAACCGCCTCAAGGAAGACACGCTGGACACCGGTGGCACGCTGCGCCGTACCCTGGCACGCACGTTCAACACACTCGGCCAGCTGACCGCACTGAAGGATGCGGGCAATCACGCTACTGGCTTTGCCTACGATGCCAACGGCAACCCGCAGACGGTGACCGACGCCCTGCAGCGCGTGACCAGCCAGCAGTATGACCCGCTGAACCGCCTGGCCCAGACCCTGCAGGACGTCGGCGGCGTGGCGGCGGAGATCCGCAGCCAGTACAACGCGCTGGACCAGGTCACCCAGATCACCGACCCGAAGGGACTGCACACCACCTACGCCTACAACGGCTTCGGTGACCTGACCGGCCAGGTCAGCCCGGACAGTGGCGCCAGCAGCTTCACCGTGGATGCGGTCGGCAATCGCAAGACGGCCACCGATGCGCGTGGCGTCACCGCCACCTATCACTACGATGCACTCAACCGGCTGATCGGCATCGCCTATCCGGACCCCAATCTGGACGTGGGCTACAGCTACGACGTGGCGCCCGCTGCGTGTACTGCCGAAGAGCGCTTTGCCAAGGGGCGCCTGGGGCAGGTGCTGCACGCCAATGGCAGCACCCAGTACTGCCATGACCGCTTCGGTCAGGTCACCCGCAAGGTGCAGACGCTCAATGGGGTGGCCAGTACCCTGCGCTATGCCTACAGCAAGTCGGGCCGCCTGACGGCGTTGACGTACCCCGATGGCAGTGTGGCCGACTACGTGCGCGATACCCTGGGGCGCATCAGCCAGATCGGACTGACCCGGCCCGGCCAAGCCCGCCAGATCGTGGTGAACAACGTGACCTACGCGGCCTTCGGCCCGGTGACCGGTTGGACCTATGGCAATGGTCGCCAGCTACAGCGTCCGCTGGATCTGGACTACCGCCCGCAGGCGGTACATGACCCGGCCGCAGGTGGCCTGTCGCTGGGCTACGGCTATGATCCGGTCGGTTCGATCACCGAGCTGAAGAACGGCACTGGCTCGACGGTATTGGCCAAGTACGCCTACGACGCGCTGGGTCGCCTGACCCAGACCCAGGACGGCGCGACCGGCACGCCGATTGAAACCTATGCCTACGACGCCACCGGCAATCGCACCGTGCTGACCACTTCGGCGGGCACTGCCAGCTACACCTATCCCGCAACCAGTCATCGCCTGACTGCGGTGGATGGTGAAGCGCGCAACCATGACGCGGTGGGCAACACCACCAGCATCGGCGGCAAGACGTTCATCTACAACGATGCCAACCGCATGAACGCGGTGAAGCAAGGCAACGCCGTACTGGAAAGCTACGCCTACAACCATCGCGGCGAGCGCGTGCTGCGCACCCCGGCTGGTGGCGCTGCACAGATCACTCTGTATAACGAAGCAGGGCAGTGGCTGGGCAGCTACTCAGCCACGGGCCAGGCGCAGCAGCAGGCCATCTGGCTGGACAACTACCCGGTGGCGCTGATCAGCGTGCCAAGCGCAGGTGTGCCGGAGTTGGCCTACATCCAGCCGGACCATCTGGGTACGCCGCGCGTGGTGATCGACCCGGCGCGCGATGTGGCGATCTGGGAGTGGAGCAACAAGAGCGAGGTGTTCGGCAACCAGATTCCGAGTACCGACCCGGACGGCGATGGCGTGGCATTCGAGTTGGCGCTGCGATTCCCGGGCCAACAGGCGACGGATGCGAGTGGGCTGTTCTACAACTATCGGAGGGAATACGACCCGGCAGTGGGGCGGTATACCCAGAGCGATCCGATTGGGTTGATGGGTGGACTGAACTCGTTCGCGTATGGAAGCGGAGATCCCACTGGCCGTGTCGATCCGCTAGGCTTGGCCGATAAAAAATACATACCTCAGGCCGTACCTGTTTCACCGGAGTTGCAGGCGGTCGGAAATCGGCTCCAGAGGCTGGCAAACCAAGCAGCGTCCACCATTGACGCCACCTGTGGATGGCGTTGCTCACTGCCTTGGATACGCGGAACGCTCATCCATAGTGAGTTCAAGCGCCTGGTGGATACCACATGCCCGACGTCTCAGTATGCGACTGAGGTGAGCTACGCTGGCCGTAGGGTTGTTAGGTATGGGTACCCGGGGTCCTCACGGGCGGACGCTGTGTACGGCCCAGTTGATGCACCTCAAGCCATCTTCGATCTGAAGACTGGTTGGGCTTACATCTCCTGGGATCAGTACAATAAGTACGTCAAGAATCTCCCCGAGGGAACTCTCGTGGTGGAACTTAAGCCTGAAGGCCGTTGA
- a CDS encoding aspartyl protease family protein produces MRRIPPHRHSALGTRRWRSIAIFTLWPFAAPTLASPVLESACSLPARPGERIIDVPFDVIDGRIHVQVQVNGSGPYRFAIDTGASGMARADSRLVRKLALPADASTRHSDGVQTAWADTVRINALALGGLRHSDVTALTRDYNARQSKDAVFDGILARGFFADGVLIIDYPQRRLQFHRDIDLLPAQPDTLAYSRAFRIPVTIGTVTTEAQLDTGANVAMVLPTALFRQVAGTAVTTGDRLTLSHGEVDGGRARLDATVLIGGLALQGLHVRVSDRYPEAVVGAHALQEAVVLIDQRSQQVAICTGRHHRN; encoded by the coding sequence ATGAGGCGCATTCCCCCGCATCGCCATAGCGCACTCGGCACTCGCCGTTGGCGCAGCATTGCCATCTTCACTCTGTGGCCGTTCGCTGCGCCCACCCTCGCCTCACCCGTGCTGGAGAGCGCCTGTTCCCTCCCCGCCCGCCCGGGCGAGCGCATCATCGACGTTCCCTTTGACGTCATCGACGGGCGCATCCATGTGCAGGTGCAGGTCAACGGCAGCGGCCCGTACCGCTTCGCCATCGATACCGGCGCCAGCGGCATGGCCCGCGCGGACAGCCGTCTGGTGCGGAAACTGGCGCTACCCGCGGACGCCAGCACCCGCCACTCCGACGGCGTGCAGACAGCCTGGGCCGATACGGTGCGCATCAACGCCCTCGCGCTCGGAGGGCTGCGCCACAGCGACGTGACCGCGCTCACCCGCGACTACAACGCACGCCAATCCAAAGACGCAGTGTTCGACGGCATCCTTGCGCGCGGATTCTTCGCTGATGGCGTGCTGATCATTGATTACCCCCAACGGCGCCTGCAGTTCCACCGCGACATCGACCTCCTGCCCGCGCAACCGGACACGCTCGCCTACTCACGCGCCTTCCGCATCCCGGTGACGATTGGAACAGTGACCACAGAGGCGCAGCTGGACACCGGCGCAAACGTCGCAATGGTGCTGCCCACTGCGCTCTTCCGGCAGGTCGCCGGTACCGCAGTGACCACCGGGGATCGACTGACCCTCAGCCACGGCGAGGTCGATGGCGGACGCGCACGGCTGGATGCCACCGTATTGATCGGTGGCCTGGCGCTGCAGGGGCTGCATGTACGGGTGTCCGACCGCTATCCCGAAGCGGTGGTGGGCGCCCATGCGCTGCAGGAAGCAGTGGTGCTGATCGATCAGCGCAGCCAGCAGGTGGCGATCTGCACGGGCAGGCATCACCGCAACTGA
- a CDS encoding cation transporter has product MDQCCGHKRQELASIALHSAQRRVLVAVLAINLAMFFIEFGAGLAARSSALQADAVDMLGDAIVYGLSLWAVNRGARWEAGAALAKGLLILAFFVFIVFEVAGKLVNGVPPSSTLMLVFGGIALVANLTCLALLWRFRRLNINMKSTFECSRNDVAANLGVLVAAGGVAMTGRGWPDIVVGAVIALLFLRSAVGVIAEAWPAWRAARRQ; this is encoded by the coding sequence ATGGACCAGTGCTGCGGCCACAAACGCCAGGAGCTGGCATCGATAGCGCTGCACAGCGCCCAACGGCGCGTGCTGGTGGCGGTGCTGGCAATCAACCTGGCGATGTTCTTCATCGAGTTCGGCGCGGGCCTTGCCGCGCGATCCAGCGCCCTGCAGGCCGATGCGGTCGACATGCTGGGTGATGCCATCGTCTATGGCCTGAGCCTGTGGGCGGTAAACCGGGGCGCGCGCTGGGAAGCGGGCGCGGCGCTGGCCAAGGGCCTGCTGATCCTGGCCTTCTTCGTGTTCATCGTGTTCGAAGTGGCCGGCAAGCTGGTCAACGGGGTGCCACCGTCCAGCACGCTGATGCTGGTGTTCGGTGGCATTGCCCTGGTGGCGAACCTCACCTGCCTGGCGCTGCTATGGCGTTTCCGCAGGTTGAACATCAACATGAAGAGCACGTTCGAGTGCTCGCGCAATGACGTGGCCGCGAACCTGGGCGTGCTGGTGGCCGCGGGTGGCGTGGCCATGACCGGGCGCGGATGGCCGGATATTGTCGTCGGCGCAGTGATCGCCCTGTTGTTCCTGAGGTCGGCAGTGGGCGTGATCGCCGAAGCGTGGCCGGCATGGCGTGCAGCACGCCGCCAGTGA
- a CDS encoding helix-turn-helix domain-containing protein has protein sequence MTAPLTIGQLARQTGTKAETIRYYEKIGLLQPPLRSQGNYRCYDAQDQRRLAFVRRARELGFAIEQIRELIAFGEQREHQCSSVDDVVKAHIADIARRIADLQALQGELQRMIGNCPGGRVADCRVLEALRPAPAA, from the coding sequence ATGACAGCCCCACTCACCATCGGCCAGTTGGCCCGCCAGACCGGCACCAAGGCAGAGACCATCCGCTATTACGAAAAGATCGGCCTGCTGCAGCCGCCGCTGCGTTCGCAGGGCAACTACCGCTGCTACGACGCACAGGACCAACGGCGGCTGGCATTCGTGCGCCGTGCGCGCGAGCTGGGGTTCGCCATCGAGCAGATCCGCGAACTGATCGCCTTCGGCGAACAACGCGAGCACCAATGCAGTTCGGTGGATGACGTGGTGAAGGCACACATTGCCGACATCGCGCGCAGGATTGCCGACCTGCAGGCGCTGCAGGGCGAACTGCAGCGGATGATCGGCAACTGCCCCGGCGGGCGCGTGGCCGACTGCCGGGTACTGGAAGCCCTGCGGCCCGCGCCGGCAGCTTGA